The following coding sequences lie in one Armatimonadota bacterium genomic window:
- a CDS encoding alpha-mannosidase, whose protein sequence is MPIEQPMLHDRIEELLLQKARQRWNEIGNLRWWGTRQIEKILIRETTAYEKIDEALNASDWRIIKVGDEWAGNGEFAWFRFQFTVPKEFAGKTLVALFRFGKTGWLGGEGCLFIDGVPYQGIDPNHPDVILAEKAKPGEKFDLVVECVSTPVWQGIKHKMVLEQADIAVLNTDVKDYYYDLGFILGIAESLPKGDRRRARIVRIANKSVDSFNLEEKSFDALAESARKAARILMPLYKAPANASSLEFACNGHSHIDVAWLWPYAETVRKCSRTFSTVDRLMEEYPYYLFTQSQAQLYEFTKEHYPGLYQKIKKRINERRFEPQGSMWVEADCNLTSGESLVRQILLGKTYFLDEFGIETEVFWLPDVFGYSAALPQILKLGGIKYFSTIKISWSQFNKFPYSTFWWEGIDGTRVLAHFPPSNDYNARIDPGTLRGAAENYREKDRSDIALYPYGFGDGGGGPTREHLEHLKRAANLEGVPKCKPSWVSDFFHELEKRSEDLPTWVGELYLEYHRGTYTTQSRNKRANRKSELLLRDAEMACGLAWLLAKAEYPHERFTRAWKLICKNQFHDVIPGTSVTDVYKDTAVDYQEIAEIGEKMRAQGLRVIGASEAEGNQIIVFNSLAWNRSDAVCLKVPGNAKDWHVETIDGRVLPSQPKAGNASELWFEPQGLPGIGLCSFKLVKGAPRIAKANIKVSTSSMENSFYRIKIDRQGLITSIYDKRAQREVLPRGARANLFQLFEDKPLSWDAWDIEFYYRDKGNDITDLAEITVEEAGPVRGSVRILRKFGNSQIEQRIVLWGSNPRIDFETHVDWHEATKMLKVAFPVDVHGNKARYEIQFGSVERPNHWNTSWDFARFEVPAQKWVDLSQADYGVSLLNDCKYGHDIHGNVIRLTLLRSPKMPDSQADMGEHVFTYSLLPHQGDWIAGETVRRAYELNVPMTAWLSEDKPRFSGSLLSVDSPNVIVETIKKAEREDALIVRLYECSGGLAKITLTAGSSISRAAECDLLERDKKELEVDGNKIQLSFTPFEIKTVKLVAG, encoded by the coding sequence GTGCCAATAGAACAACCCATGCTCCATGATAGAATCGAGGAGCTATTGCTCCAAAAAGCTCGACAGCGCTGGAATGAAATAGGCAATTTGCGCTGGTGGGGCACTCGACAAATCGAAAAAATCCTAATACGTGAAACTACCGCATATGAGAAGATAGATGAGGCATTGAACGCAAGTGACTGGCGTATTATCAAGGTCGGCGATGAGTGGGCTGGCAATGGTGAGTTTGCTTGGTTTCGCTTCCAATTTACAGTCCCAAAGGAGTTTGCAGGAAAGACGCTTGTAGCATTGTTTCGTTTTGGGAAGACAGGTTGGCTAGGTGGCGAGGGATGCCTCTTCATAGATGGTGTTCCGTACCAAGGGATAGATCCCAACCATCCGGACGTAATTTTGGCTGAAAAAGCAAAGCCAGGGGAGAAATTTGACCTTGTGGTGGAATGTGTTTCCACACCAGTTTGGCAGGGCATCAAACACAAGATGGTGCTTGAGCAAGCGGATATTGCGGTGTTGAATACCGATGTTAAGGACTATTACTACGATCTTGGATTCATTCTTGGGATTGCAGAATCCTTGCCAAAGGGAGATAGGCGTCGCGCAAGAATAGTTCGGATTGCCAATAAAAGTGTGGATTCGTTTAATCTTGAAGAGAAGAGTTTTGATGCACTTGCAGAAAGCGCCAGAAAGGCGGCAAGAATACTCATGCCCTTATACAAGGCTCCTGCAAACGCAAGCTCCCTTGAATTTGCATGCAATGGTCATTCTCATATTGACGTGGCTTGGCTATGGCCATATGCGGAGACAGTACGAAAGTGTTCACGCACATTTTCAACTGTTGACCGCTTAATGGAGGAATATCCGTATTATCTTTTTACCCAAAGCCAAGCTCAGCTCTATGAGTTTACAAAAGAGCATTATCCTGGTCTCTACCAGAAAATTAAAAAGCGCATAAATGAACGAAGATTTGAGCCTCAAGGAAGCATGTGGGTAGAGGCAGATTGCAATCTTACGTCAGGTGAATCCCTTGTAAGGCAGATTTTGCTTGGCAAGACTTATTTTTTAGATGAATTTGGAATCGAAACAGAAGTATTTTGGCTACCAGATGTATTTGGATACAGCGCCGCATTGCCGCAGATTTTAAAGCTTGGTGGAATCAAGTATTTCTCAACTATTAAGATAAGTTGGAGCCAGTTTAATAAGTTTCCGTATTCAACTTTTTGGTGGGAGGGAATAGATGGAACGCGGGTTTTAGCTCATTTTCCTCCTAGCAATGACTACAACGCAAGAATTGATCCAGGAACGCTTCGAGGAGCGGCAGAGAATTATAGGGAGAAGGATAGATCGGATATCGCCCTTTACCCATATGGTTTTGGCGATGGCGGAGGCGGGCCAACTAGAGAACATTTGGAGCATCTGAAGCGTGCTGCAAATTTAGAAGGCGTTCCTAAATGCAAACCGTCGTGGGTTAGCGACTTTTTCCATGAGCTAGAAAAGAGAAGCGAGGACCTTCCCACATGGGTGGGTGAGCTTTACTTGGAATACCATCGGGGTACATATACCACCCAATCGCGAAACAAGAGAGCGAATCGAAAATCAGAGTTGCTCCTTCGTGACGCTGAAATGGCATGCGGCCTCGCATGGCTTCTTGCGAAAGCTGAATATCCACATGAACGCTTTACACGTGCTTGGAAGCTCATTTGCAAGAACCAATTCCATGATGTAATTCCTGGAACCTCGGTTACAGATGTTTACAAAGACACAGCCGTTGACTACCAAGAAATTGCCGAAATTGGCGAGAAAATGCGAGCCCAGGGTCTGCGGGTAATTGGTGCATCAGAAGCAGAAGGTAATCAAATTATTGTATTTAATAGCCTGGCATGGAATCGGTCGGATGCAGTTTGCTTGAAGGTACCTGGGAATGCAAAAGATTGGCATGTGGAAACTATTGATGGCCGGGTGCTTCCATCACAACCGAAAGCTGGAAATGCATCAGAACTTTGGTTCGAACCGCAGGGACTACCTGGCATAGGGCTTTGCTCATTTAAGCTTGTCAAGGGTGCTCCAAGGATAGCTAAGGCAAACATAAAGGTTTCAACATCGAGCATGGAAAACTCTTTTTACCGCATCAAAATTGACCGGCAAGGGTTAATAACCTCCATTTACGATAAGCGGGCACAAAGGGAGGTGCTTCCCAGGGGAGCCCGTGCCAATCTTTTCCAGTTATTCGAGGACAAGCCGCTTTCTTGGGATGCATGGGATATCGAATTCTACTACCGCGATAAAGGCAATGATATAACCGACCTTGCGGAGATTACAGTAGAAGAGGCAGGGCCAGTTCGAGGCTCTGTGAGAATTCTAAGAAAGTTTGGGAACTCTCAGATTGAGCAAAGGATTGTACTTTGGGGCTCAAATCCAAGAATTGACTTTGAAACCCATGTTGACTGGCATGAAGCTACAAAGATGCTAAAGGTTGCTTTTCCTGTGGATGTTCATGGAAACAAAGCACGATACGAAATTCAATTCGGGAGTGTTGAGCGCCCAAATCATTGGAATACCAGTTGGGACTTCGCTCGCTTTGAGGTTCCTGCTCAAAAGTGGGTTGACCTCTCGCAAGCGGATTATGGAGTTAGCCTCTTAAACGACTGCAAGTATGGCCATGATATACACGGCAATGTAATACGGCTAACTTTGCTCCGTTCACCTAAAATGCCAGATTCGCAGGCTGATATGGGCGAGCATGTGTTTACATATTCACTTCTGCCACACCAAGGCGACTGGATAGCAGGGGAGACTGTGCGCAGGGCATATGAGCTAAACGTTCCTATGACGGCGTGGCTTTCGGAGGATAAACCAAGATTCAGCGGAAGTCTGTTATCCGTAGATTCGCCAAATGTGATTGTTGAAACAATAAAGAAGGCAGAAAGGGAAGACGCGTTAATCGTGCGATTGTATGAATGCTCGGGTGGTCTTGCAAAGATCACGCTTACGGCAGGCTCCTCGATTTCTCGTGCGGCAGAGTGTGACCTTCTTGAGAGAGATAAGAAAGAGCTTGAAGTTGACGGTAATAAAATCCAGCTGTCATTTACACCTTTTGAGATTAAGACGGTTAAGCTGGTCGCTGGCTAA